A single genomic interval of Candidatus Aramenus sp. CH1 harbors:
- the tgtA gene encoding tRNA guanosine(15) transglycosylase TgtA, with protein MGDFEVKDEDLAGRIGNLETRSQRLESPIFFPVVNPLKPELSVEDLKKLGLKQFITNSYILHKNKLVNDDIHKELNFDGSIMTDSGAYQILQYGSVEITNREVVEYQLKIKPDIAVFLDLPTGNTESYEDAKITVEETIKRGKEALELISSSSDIVWVHPIQGGRFLDLLSYSAKFADKTPYKFLALGSPTVVMQEYDYVTLIDMIFAVRSSISRGKPLHLFGGGLPQIIPFVVALGVDSFDSASYIIYARDNRYITRSRTYRLEEMDYFPCSCPVCSRYTPKELMEMDKKERTRLLAIHNLYKIVEEINETKLAIRENRLFEYLQEKSYAHPSVYSAFRRVLKYAEYLEKYDPRVKGEVRGMFLYDENSLYRPEMLRHRRFLESTTRKHSKAIIICGDNLSVPFINDPKVRSVLQRHYQDSDVYITIPFYGLIPALISESYPLAQFELPSEVSESVITETLNIIKKFLASKKYDKVEFIECESSRLSHVMSI; from the coding sequence TAAAGAAACTGGGACTAAAACAGTTCATAACAAATTCGTACATCTTGCATAAGAATAAGCTCGTCAACGACGACATACACAAGGAGCTAAACTTCGACGGAAGCATAATGACGGATTCTGGAGCATATCAGATACTCCAGTACGGAAGTGTTGAGATCACCAACAGGGAAGTCGTGGAGTATCAGTTAAAGATAAAGCCAGATATAGCTGTGTTCCTAGATTTACCAACCGGCAACACAGAAAGTTACGAAGATGCCAAGATCACGGTAGAGGAGACCATAAAGAGGGGAAAAGAGGCTCTAGAGTTGATTTCTTCCTCTAGCGATATCGTTTGGGTTCATCCAATACAAGGGGGAAGGTTTCTAGACTTATTGTCCTACTCAGCAAAGTTTGCCGACAAAACCCCTTATAAGTTTCTGGCCTTGGGAAGCCCTACAGTGGTAATGCAGGAATATGACTATGTGACGCTTATTGACATGATATTTGCCGTGAGGTCTTCTATCTCAAGAGGAAAACCTCTGCACTTGTTTGGGGGAGGTCTCCCCCAGATAATACCTTTTGTCGTAGCCTTAGGGGTTGACTCGTTTGATTCAGCCTCCTACATAATTTACGCTAGAGACAACAGATACATCACAAGGAGTAGAACCTATAGGCTAGAAGAAATGGATTACTTCCCATGTAGCTGTCCAGTTTGCTCTAGGTACACGCCTAAGGAACTCATGGAAATGGACAAAAAAGAAAGAACAAGGCTTTTGGCCATCCATAACTTGTACAAGATCGTTGAGGAAATAAACGAAACTAAGCTAGCCATAAGAGAGAACAGACTGTTTGAATACCTCCAGGAGAAATCATACGCTCACCCAAGCGTCTATTCCGCTTTCAGAAGGGTGCTAAAGTACGCGGAGTACTTGGAGAAGTACGATCCGAGAGTTAAGGGTGAAGTAAGGGGAATGTTCCTTTACGACGAGAACTCCTTGTATAGGCCTGAAATGTTAAGGCACAGGAGGTTCTTAGAGTCGACGACTAGGAAGCACAGTAAGGCTATAATAATATGTGGAGACAACCTTTCGGTTCCCTTTATCAACGACCCTAAGGTAAGAAGCGTTCTCCAGAGGCACTACCAAGACAGCGACGTGTACATAACAATTCCTTTCTACGGTCTAATTCCAGCCCTTATATCGGAGTCCTATCCTCTGGCCCAATTCGAGTTGCCTTCCGAGGTATCCGAGAGTGTTATCACAGAGACGTTGAACATCATCAAGAAGTTCCTGGCGAGTAAAAAATACGATAAAGTGGAATTCATTGAATGCGAAAGCTCAAGGCTCTCACATGTAATGTCTATCTAG